The Pseudophryne corroboree isolate aPseCor3 chromosome 3 unlocalized genomic scaffold, aPseCor3.hap2 SUPER_3_unloc_5, whole genome shotgun sequence genome segment cacctgtgtgagtatgctgatgaatatcaaaatgtgatttgaatgcaaaacatttcccacactcagaacaggaatacggcttctcacctgtgtgacttctctgatgtgtaacaagatctgatttccgtgcaaaacatttcctaccgtcagaacaggaatacggcttctcatctgtgtgagtatgctgatgaatatcaaaatgtaatttgaatgcaaaacatttcccacactcagaacaggaatacggcttctcacctgtgtgacttctctgatgtgtaacaagatctgatttccgtgcaaaacatttcctacactcagaacaggaatacggcttctcatctgtgtgagtatgctgatgaatatcaaaatgtaatttgaatgcaaaacatttcccacactcagaacaggaatacggcttctcacctgagtgacttctctgatgtctaacaagaactgatttaaatgtgaaacatttcccacactcagaacaggaatacggcttctcacctgtgtgacttctctgatgtctaacaagaacggatttaaatgcgaaacatttcctacactcagaacaggaaaatggcttctcacctgtgtgactactctgatgtgtaacaagagctgatttctgtgtaaaacatttcccacactcagaacaggaaaacggcttctcacctgtgtgacgtctctgatgtctaacaagaactgatttacatgcgaaacatttcccacactcagaacaggaaaacggcttctcacctgagtgacttctctgatgtgcaacaagagctgatttccgtggaaaacatttcctacactcagaacatggaaatgccttctcacctgtgtgactactctgatgtgtaacaagagctgatttctgtgtaaaacatttcccacactcagaacaggaatacggcttctcacctgtgtgacttctctgatgtttaacaagatctgatttccgtgcaaaacatttcccacactcagaacatggaaatggcttctcacctgtgtgagtatgcggatgaataacaaaatgtgatttgaatgcaaaacatttcccacactcagaacaggaatacggcttctcacctgtgtgactactctgatgtgtaacaagagctgatttctgtgtaaaacatttcccacactcagaacaggaaaacggcttctcacctgtgtgacttctctgatgtgtaacaagaactgatttaaatgcgaaacatttcccacattcagaacatatcagtggcctctcacctgccttagctggatgatgggtaataagctttgtgttctgtgtaaaacatttggcatctacagaacagggaaactctgtatctactgtcagagctgtaacagatgcaccaatatcagagtgatcaggagaacattccccaggatcagggg includes the following:
- the LOC134984351 gene encoding gastrula zinc finger protein XlCGF17.1-like produces the protein RKSALVAHQRSHSGEKPFSCSECGKCFACKSVLVRHQRRHTGEKPFSCSECGKCFTQKSALVTHQSSHTGEKPFSCSECRKCFAFKSVLVRHQRSHTGEKPYSCSECGKCFTFKSVLVRHQRSHSGEKPYSCSECGKCFAFKLHFDIHQHTHTDEKPYSCSECRKCFARKSDLVTHQRSHTGEKPYSCSECGKCFAFKLHFDIHQHTHTDEKPYSCSDGRKCFARKSDLVTHQRSHTGEKPYSCSECGKCFAFKSHFDIHQHTHTGEKPFPCSECGKCFARKSHLVLHQRSPTGEKPYSCSVCGKCFAYKSNLVTHQRSHTGEKPFSCCERNKSALVEHIRHYPNTEPFTYSGV